From a region of the Castanea sativa cultivar Marrone di Chiusa Pesio chromosome 10, ASM4071231v1 genome:
- the LOC142611918 gene encoding uncharacterized protein LOC142611918 translates to MEASCAFASASSEGSLRRRAPRMCYCPSPQKLVLVVSWTENNPERRFYGCPNYWVGNKYKFFQWVDDEICERGKVLIPEMRQKILRLQVEVSTCKKREKFLIVCLILSLILCGICLCVILALVN, encoded by the exons ATGGAAGCTAGCTGTGCATTTGCCTCTGCATCATCGGAGGGAAGCTTGAGGAGGAGAGCACCACGCATGTGCTATTGCCCCTCCCCTCAAAAGCTCGTGCTAGTGGTGTCTTGGACAGAGAACAATCCAGAGAGAAGGTTTTATGGGTGTCCCAATTACTGG GTTGGTAATAAGTACAAGTTCTTCCAATGGGTTGATGATGAGATTTGTGAGCGTGGGAAGGTGCTGATCCCAGAAATGAGGCAGAAAATTCTCAGGCTCCAAGTGGAGGTTTCAACCTGCAAGAAGAgggagaagtttttgatagtcTGTTTGATATTGTCACTGATACTGTGTGGGATATGCCTTTGTGTGATTCTAGCTTTGGTGAATTAG